The sequence below is a genomic window from Methylotuvimicrobium sp. KM2.
ATTCGGCTCGACGATTTACTTGGAATCGACCGGCAAAAACAATGCTTGATCGATAATACCGAGCGCTTTTTGGCCGGAAAACCAGCCAATAACGTCTTGCTTTGGGGTTCGCGCGGTACCGGCAAATCGTCGTTGATTAAGGCCTTGCTTAATGAGTACAAGGATCGCGGTCTGCGCGTCATTGAAGTGGACAAACAAGATTTGATCGATTTGCCCGAAATCGTCGACGACATTCGCGAACAAGAGCAGCGCTTCATCGCCTATTGCGACGACCTTTCCTTCGAAGCCGATAACGGCTTGTATACGGCGCTGAAGAGCGTCATGGAAGGTTCCATCGAATTGCCGCCGGAAAATGTATTACTCTATGCCACATCGAACCGGCGCCATTTGATGCCGGAACAAATGCGCGACAATCTCGACACCCGCTTAGTCGACGGCGAGGTTCATTATTCCGATGCGGTCGAACAAAAAATATCGCTCTCAGACCGCTTCGGTTTGTGGCTGTCCTTTTACCCGCCGCATACCGAAACCTTTCTGGAAATCGTCGATAGTTTGTTTACCGGTTATGACGGCGACCGCGAACAA
It includes:
- a CDS encoding ATP-binding protein; translation: MIDWSQTHAAIWRRRKECLRPVKQLDTIRLDDLLGIDRQKQCLIDNTERFLAGKPANNVLLWGSRGTGKSSLIKALLNEYKDRGLRVIEVDKQDLIDLPEIVDDIREQEQRFIAYCDDLSFEADNGLYTALKSVMEGSIELPPENVLLYATSNRRHLMPEQMRDNLDTRLVDGEVHYSDAVEQKISLSDRFGLWLSFYPPHTETFLEIVDSLFTGYDGDREQLHQEALEFAKLRASKSGRTAKQFYNAYSK